A genome region from Cucumis sativus cultivar 9930 chromosome 4, Cucumber_9930_V3, whole genome shotgun sequence includes the following:
- the LOC101214321 gene encoding G-type lectin S-receptor-like serine/threonine-protein kinase LECRK4, whose protein sequence is MENGSLADFLLQTSKPTWYTRIQLVLGIARGLSYLHEECSTQIIHCDIKPQNILLDDSYGAKIADFGLSKLLKKHQTQTMTAIRGTKGYVAREWFRSLPITVKVDVYSFGILLLMKMIGCRKNFEMEIEHEDEMILSDILGL, encoded by the coding sequence ATGGAAAATGGGTCTCTTGcagattttcttttacagaCTTCAAAACCAACTTGGTATACAAGAATTCAGCTTGTTTTAGGAATTGCAAGAGGGTTAAGTTACTTACATGAAGAGTGCAGTACTCAGATCATTCATTGTGATATAAAGCCGCAAAACATTCTTCTTGATGATAGTTATGGTGCAAAAATTGCAGATTTTGGATTGTCTAAACTTCTGAAGAAACACCAAACTCAAACCATGACAGCAATTAGAGGAACAAAAGGGTATGTGGCTCGTGAATGGTTTAGAAGCTTGCCCATCACAGTGAAGGTTGATGTTTATAGCTTTGGGattcttttattaatgaagATGATCGGTTGtagaaagaattttgaaatggaaatagAACATGAAGATGAAATGATACTGAGTGATATATTGGGTTTAtga
- the LOC101216238 gene encoding probable calcium-binding protein CML29, with protein MAQAGSLLVDTEALSHIFNLIEAFRAFDADNDGLISSAEVGGIMGSLGYNLSEEDVNMMMEEGDADKDGLLSMGEFLEMNAKNMDVGELGSYLKIALEALKADEDDLVSGEELYDVFVNLGLDVSLEDSMAIVASIDGDGDGAMFLHDFKLIVNSLH; from the coding sequence ATGGCACAAGCCGGATCTCTCTTGGTCGACACCGAGGCTCTTAGCCACATCTTCAATCTAATAGAAGCGTTTAGGGCATTTGATGCAGACAACGACGGGTTGATCTCGTCAGCTGAGGTTGGGGGGATCATGGGCTCGCTCGGGTACAACCTGAGTGAGGAAGACGTGAACATGATGATGGAGGAAGGTGACGCCGACAAAGACGGGCTGCTAAGCATGGGGGAGTTCTTAGAGATGAATGCAAAGAATATGGATGTTGGGGAGTTGGGTAGCTACTTGAAGATTGCTCTTGAGGCTCTAAAGGCAGATGAGGATGATCTTGTGAGTGGGGAAGAGCTTTATGATGTGTTTGTGAATTTAGGGTTGGATGTTTCACTTGAGGATTCCAtggctattgtggcttcgatTGATGGGGATGGAGATGGAGCTATGTTTCTTCATGATTTCAAACTTATTGTTAATTCCCTTCACTAA